GAAAGACTCATTCTCAAAGACACTTCGACTGGTAAATATTCCGAACTCGAAGTATCAGGCGTTTTTGTTTTCATTGGACTGGTGCCAAATACGGATTTCCTGAAAGGGAAACTGAAACTCAATGATTATGGTTATATCGTCACCGACGAGAACATGGAGACAGAGATTCCTGGTGTTTACGCTGTGGGAGATGTGAGGGAAAAAGAAGTCCGACAAATCGTTACCGCAGCTGCAGATGGAGCTATAGCTATTTCTCATGCCGCAAGAAAATACTTCGACGAAAGCGACGTTTGAAATTCAGTTATTCAAGAGGGGGTCATCGAGGATTTCGATGACCCCTTTTTCCATATCTATACTAACCCAGGCACCAACAGGTAGGGTCAATTTTGGAAAATCGCCATGAAAAACAGGGAGACCGATCCATACAGGGAATGGTGAGTCGCTGAAGAGACTTTTCAATATCTCAATGATTTCTTCAAAGTCAGCGTTTCTAATATTGGTGAATCCAGCGAAGATTATTCCCCTCAGTTCTTCGTATTCTTCGAGATTGGCGATTCCCCAGACCATTCTCTCGATAGACTCTCGAGATTCTCCTACGTCCTCCAGAACCAATATCGCATCTTTCAAACTCCCAAAATACTCTGTGCCCTGAAGCGTCTTAAAAAGGGAAAGATTCCCGACGATTAGTCTGCCTGTCATCTTACCGGGAACAATGGCTTCTCTCTCTCCAGCAAAATGTATAACTTTTTCTCCGTTCAAAACAGCCAGCATGTTTTCAAGGGACTTTTCATCGTTATCGAGTTCCACAGTTACCATCGGACCGTGGTATGTGATTATTCCTGTCTTAAAATGTATTGCGAGTAAAAGGGCCGTTATGTCACTATAACCGACAATCGGTTTTGGGTTCTGTTTTATTCTTTCCCAGTCAAGATATTCAAGTAACCTGAAAGAACCATGTCCTCCTCTGGAGGCGATGATAAAGTCGACTTCTGGGTTTGCAAAGGCTTCCTCCAGTTCTCTGGCTTTTTCTTGGTCCGATAGGTAGACAGAACAGCTACGACCTTTTATAACTTTGAGGTTCTTAGATTCCATCATTTTGATTCCCCGGCTGAGTAGAATCTGATCCGGGAATCTTGCTGGAGAAGATACGAAAGCAACTCGCATTGTGGTGTTTTTATCACGCTTTGGAACCAGCTTGTATTCCTTAACCGCTGAAAGTCTGACAAATGAAAATAAAACAAGAAAAATGAATACTAGGGGAATAACTCTCTTCATGGAAACCTCCATTATATACCCAGAATATCTCTTATGTCGTTCACCACGTCGTTAATCTGATCAGGATTTGAGACGATATCTATTTTCGTTGCATCGATTGTATAAATAGGAGAGAAGTCGTACTCTTTTATCCATTTTTTGTAGAGATTATCCAGCTGCTGCCAGTAAGCGATGGGAACTTCCAGTTCCATTTGGCGTCCTCTGCGCCTGATTCGTGAAAGTATTGTATCAACATCGGCATCAACGTAAACAAGCAGGTCAGGGTGCCTGATGTACCTCATCATTGAGTTGAACATGTGGATATATGTTTCAAATTCTCTTTTTCCCATTTTCCCTGTTTCATAGAGGTTACGTGCAAATATCGCAGCGTCTTCATAGATAGACCTGTCGAAGACCGCGTTTATCTTCCGTATTTCGGCTTCTTTTATTATGGAGAATCGATGAACGAGAAAATAAGTTTGAAGGTGATACGCCCACTTCTTTTGGTCATAATAGAAATCTTCTAAAAAAGGATTGTCCACGACAGATTCGTAAAATATTTCAAAACCCAGTTGCTTTCCAACCGCTCGTGCCAATGTAGACTTCCCAGCACCAACGTTACCGGCAAATACAATAATCTTACAATCCATTATCTGCCCCCCTAATAACTTTATCAGAAGTATATTTTAGCATGTAATATTTTGAGCATAATGAAGATAATCAAAAATATTTTGAATCAACAGTTAGTTCATACCTTGAATTTATTGATTGTTTTGTAGTATATTTATTATGTTCATTTTATTTTTGGGGAGGTGTTATCGTGAAGAAGTTACTAGTTTTGTTCGTAATTCTAATATCGGTACTGACCATTGCTAAAATCACCGTTATCATACCCTGGTCTGGTGCTGAACTGGACAAGTTCATTCCGGTAATAACAGCTTTCACGGAAAAGACAGGTATCGAAGTTGATTACAAAATTTATCGTGCAGAAGATCTTGCAAATATCCTTCCTGCACAATTTGCCGCCAGGAAGGCGCCTGGGGATGTCATATTTATGTGGACATCATTCCTCGCGAAAAACACAGTGAATGCTGTTGAACTCTCAGATGTCGTTCATCCTTCTAACTATTTGTCCGGTGCCCTTGACAATGTTACATTCAATGGAAAACTCTATGGTTTTGCCTACACAGCAAAAGTAAAACCCGGATTCTGGTATAGGAAATCTTTCTTTGAGAAATATGGTCTCACACCACCAAAGACCTGGGAAGAGTTCGTTCTCCTTCTCAAATACCTGAAACAGATCCCCGGCTTGAAAGCTCCAATTGCCAGTGGAGATGGTGTGGGTTGGCCACTTTCTGACATTACAGAGCACTTTCTGATCACATTCGGTGGCCCCGAGCTCCAGAAAGACCTGATAGAAGGAAATATTAGCTGGCGAAGCCATACGGTCAGGAAAGCAATGGAAAAACTCACTTATCTCCTGAAAGAAGGATTCTTTAGTGAACCGATTGAGTGGACGACCGTTTTGAAGCAGTGGTGGAATGGCGAGTACGGGCTCTACTTTATGGGAAGCTGGATAACAGGTATGGTCGATGATCCGGAGGATCTGGGCGTATTTAGTCTGCCTGGAAACGAAGGCCTGGTTTTTGGTATTGACTTTGCCTTTATACCTAAGTACACCAAAAACCTGGATGAAGCCAAGGAATTCGTGGCCTTCTTGTCAAGCGCCGAAGGTCAATCAGTTCAGGTTGCTCAGGGTGGCCATATCGCAACTGTTCTCGGAGTTCCCGAAACAGATTATCCTCCTGTTGACAGGGAAGTTGCAAAACTCCTTGTTGGAGTGCAGTCCCTGAATGATCTCGATGATTCCATCGGAGGAATCTGGCAGCCCACCTTCTGGGATCAGCTGAAACTTCTCTGGGTCAGGCCAGAAAGACTTGACGACGTTCTTGAAGCACTCGATGAAAAGATGCCAAAATAATCTTTTTAGTTGCATAGGGAAGGCCCCTCGAGGGGGGCCTTCTTCATATTGAAAGGAGAAGATAGTGTGATTCTGCGGAAAGCGCGTGTTCGACACCTTTTGATGTTCATTCTACCAGCCGCTTTTCTCATTGCTGTCTTCGTTCTGTACCCAACGATCAGGACGATAACACTCAGCTTTGTGGGAGAAGATGGCAAGCTCACTCTCTCCAATTACAAAGAAGTTCTGACCAGCAGAGACATCGTCGATCCGAGAGGATTCGAAAGAGGTTTCCCTTTTGGAGCACTGATACACAATCTGATGTGGATAGCTATTCACCTTCCTCTTACTACCTTTCTGGGATTGTTCCTCGCTGTCATACTGAGAAATATTAAAGGAGGAGCCATAATAAGATCAATAATCTTTTTAGGAATGGTTATGCCGATGATAGTTGGAGGGATTATGGTCAGGTTTATGTTCGATGCAAATGTTGGTGTTGTGAATATGGTTCTTGGTGTCTTTGGTATACCAATAAAGACCTGGACAGCCTATCCTGAATCATCGTTGTTGGCCTTGATATTCGGCTCTATATGGCTGTGGACAGGATTCAGTTTGATTTTATATTCTGCTGGTCTGGAAACCATTCCGAAATCTTACTACGAAGCTGCTCAGATAGATGGTGCCTCTCCGGTAAGAATGTTCTTCAACATCACTATACCCCTTTTAAAGCCAATTACCGTTGTTGTTGTAACTATGACACTTCTTTGGGAGTTGAAAATATTTGACATCGTGTATGTGGCTACCATGGGAGGGCCTGGCGGAGCTTCGAATGTTCTCGCACTGCAAATGTATATGTATGGTTTCCGTGAATGGAATTTTGGCAAGGCTGCTGTTGTCGCCGTCCTTATAACACTTTCTACCCTTATAGCTGCGATACCTATGATTAAATCGGCTGGAGATGAGGCAGAATGACAAAGAGAAAATTGGGAATTAGGATCGCTTTGAATGTTTTTGCATGGCTTGTAGGTCTGGTGTGGATCTTACCGGTGATAGGTATATTGATGACGGCTATAAGACCGTTTGATGAAGTAATCAATGGCTGGTGGCACTTCGAGGAATTCACTCCCACTTTCAGCAATTTTTTCAAAGCTCTCAATCATCCCACAGCTCCCTTGTTTGTGGGACTGAAAAACTCAATCATCATAGCTTTACCCGCTACTATACTGCCACTGTTTATAGCTACGCTTGCGGGTTATGGGTTGTCTAGATATAATTTTCCACTCAGAAAGGGCTTCATAATCGCTGTAGTCCTTACACTGACATTGCCACAACAAATGATAGCTGTTCCCATCTTTCAGATGATGAGCGATCTGGGGCTTGTAGACAGTTATCTGGGACTGATTTTGTTGCATACCGCATGGGGAACACCGTGGATCACCTTTTTTATGAGAAATTACTTTAAGACTATGCCCATATCTATTGAAGAAGCGGCACGTATCGATGGTGCGAGTGATTTCCAGATATTTTACCGCGTTGTCCTGCCTAATATCTTCCCCGCTGTGGCGTCAGCTTCTGCCCTTCAATTCACGTGGGTCTGGAGTGACTTCTTCCTCGCTCTGATCCTCATCTATTCTCCTGATAAGCTTCTGATGACTCAACGTGTACCGTTAATGCGCGGAGTTTATCATGTTGATTGGGGGCTCCTTTCTGCTGCATCTATAATGGTTATGATCGTACCCATCTTGATTTATTTGCTACTTCAGCGATATTATGTTAAAGGTATGGTAGGTTGGACCATAAAATGAAGATAAGCTGGTGAGATTGTGAGAGTAGATGAGATCAGGTGGGATAATCTAACGAGATTGCTGGAACAGGTATTTGTGGAAAAAGAGGTACCGAGGAGTGCTTTAGCGAAAAAAGTAGGAGTGAGAAATTCCACCCTCAGTTATTTATTGGATAGTCTGAAAAAGTTGGGTATGGTAAAGGTAAAAAATATTCCTTCGGGCCGCGGGAGGCCAAATCAGTGGATTTCCCTTGACCCTGAATATGGTAATGTGATGGGTATCAAGATTGGGCGTGAGTCCTTAAAAGCCACTGTTTTTGATTTCTCTCTCTCTGAAGTTGAAACGATTGTTATTCCATTTGATGGCATTGAGGATCTTGGATCGCATATCACGCAGGAGCTCAGAAAATTGTTTCTCAACTACAGACCTTTAACTCTGGGATTTGCTATCTCAGGAACGATAGATCTTAAGAAAGGAGAGATTTTCGATTCTCCTATTTTGAAGCTGAAAGAATTCAAATTTCAAGAAGCACTGAAGTCAAGGGGAATAGACTTTCTCCTGTGTAATGATGTGGATGCTTTACATGTCGGGCAAATGTTGGAATCCGGTATTTTCGATCGCCCTTCTCTAACTGTCACTTTTGGTGTGGGTATAGGGGCTTCTTTTTTTGACGGAGAGGATATCCTGACGAGCGGTGATGGAAAAACGATCTTTGAACTCGGACATATGACATACGATCCCGAAGGAGAACCGTGTTATTGTGGCAGGAGAGGGTGCCTCGAGACCGTTGCTTCTGAATACTCTTTGATCGATGATAGACCTCCAATCAAGGAATTCATTGAACATTTTGGAGAATATAGAGAAATAATTACACAGATAAGAAAACTGGCGGCGAGAGGTGAAAATAGGGAAAATTATCAACCGGTGCTGAAAAAACTCAGTCAATCGATCGCGAATATATCTTTACTCCTCAGACCCTCGCTTGTATGGATAGGTGGCGAAGGGCTCGTTTCAAACTGGATTTTTGAGGATATCAAAGCCGAAATGATTGCTCAAATTCCTGAAGATTGGGGATATTTCCCTGAAGTAAGAAAGATAGGATCAGCGCAAGGATGGCAAAGAGGAGCCGCTTTCCTTGCGCTTAGACATTATATTAGGAAGAAATTGAAAAAGTAATTATTTTACCATATCTCTGAACAGCTTAAGATAATCTTTCAGGTGTCGGGTTATGAGAAATTTTGATCTTACGATTTCCTTGCCTTCAAGTCCCATTCTCTTGCGGAGGTCAGCATCAGCTAATAAATTGTCGGTGTATCGGATGGCTTCTTCGATATTATTAACCAGGTAACCATTGTTTTCATGTTCTATCTGGAGAGGTATGCCTCCTACGTTACCACCAACTACTGGCGTACCCTTCCATAAAGCTTCACTCACCGTAAGGGCAAATCCTTCGCGAAGAGATTTTTGCAGGACTACCTGACTGATTTTCTGAGCGGCATTTACCTCAATGTTGCCGATTCCATTGAGATTTGATAGCACTCTAATATCGTAATCCATTCCAACGTATCTGAGAAGGTCCTCGTAAATCTCCCAGCCTTCAGGATCATCAGTAGCCATTGAACCAATGAGTAAGAGTTGTAGATCGGGGTATTTCACTTTAAGGCTTCTGTAAACATCCACGACACCTTTCGGATCTTTCCATGGGTCAAACCTAGATACTTGCGTGATTACCGGCTTGGATGGATCGATCTTGAGTTTGTTAATCGCTTCTTTGAGTTCTTCATCTGTAAGCTCGCGGTTCTTGTCACTTAAGGGGTCAATGGAAGGGGGAATTTCATACAGCCTTTTAACCTTTAGTTGACCCGCGTATCTCTTCAGAGTAAATATGCCTGCATCATAGTAGTCCATGAAGGAGTCTATGAAGTTGATGAACTGTTGGTTTGGAGTGGAAGTGTCGATGTGACATCTCCACACTAGTTTTACACTGCCTCTATTATCTACGAATTTTGGCAATGCCACCGGTTGAGGATCGTGAATCACAATTACATCATAATCGTTGAATACCACATCAGAATTCTTCTTAGTTATTTCATAGAACAAATTTCTATCTGCTTCGGTTAAGTTATCTTCCTTACCCTGAAGCGCATTGTGCATTCGTTTGGTGAATTCGAAGAATTCTTGAGTTCCTTCGATTACCTTCCATTCCACTTTCAGTCCTATGTCCTGCATCAGTGGAACAAGTGTGTGCAATATTTCAGCAACACCGCCGCCATAAGCAGTCGCATTGATGTGGAGAACCCTCAGGCCTTCCAGTTCCTGTGATAGTTCTCTGATTTCGTCATAGTCAGTTGTGGAAATGAACTGAGCGTAATTTTCAAAACTCTTGTAAGTGGTTTTCACGTCAAGCATCTTATCCCCTCCGTAAAGAAGCTTTCCTCTACATTATAACTCATTTTATTCAATATTTGAACAAAACCTTCTTCGGTTCGTTGAATTGCTTTCCAACGGTTCGCTACTGCTTTATCTGGTGATGATTGAGTTATTATTTCGAAATTGTTTTGCTTAAACTTGATTCTACTTTATCCACAACCTCCGATAATAAAACTATCGTTTCATGCAGAAAAAATTGAGAAATTTAATAGTTGATTGTTGAAGTAATGAAAGAAATTTCGAAAGTTAATTATTCTCATAAACCAGCGCGAACATAATTGCATGGGGGTGAAATTATGGAGAGAAGAATTACCTCTGACTTGAGAGAACTCATGGAGTTTATCCGTAGTGGCTGGATATTGAAATCCTATGAGATATCAGGGAAAGAGGTGCTGTTTCATTTGGAAATGGAACCTGGAAAATTCAATTGGTCGGAGGATCCAGAATTAAAAAAAACTTATGGTGGGGATTGGTCCAACGATGAATAGGAAGGGGGAGTGAATGAAAATGAGCCTTTACGAAACTGCTGTTTCTCAATTCAATAAGGCCGCTAAAGTTCTTGGCATACCAGATGATTACGCAGAAATCCTGAGACGGCCAAAGAGGTCTCTCATCGTAGAATTCCCGGTACAAATGGATGACGGTTCAGTCAGGGTATTTACGGGATTTAGGGTTCAGCACAACACTGCACGTGGACCGGCAAAAGGAGGTATAAGGTATCACGCTAATACCAATCTTGACGAAGTTAAGGCCCTGGCTTTCTGGATGACATGGAAAACAGCCGTAATGAACCTGCCTTATGGAGGCGCAAAAGGTGGGATCAGGGTGGATCCTAAAAAACTCAGTTGGAAGGAGCTCGAAAGACTGTCCCGTAGGTATTTCTCAGAGATTCAAATTATTATTGGTCCACAAAACGACATCCCTGCTCCTGATGTCAATACGAACTCCGATGTCATGGCCTGGTACATGGATACCTACAGCATGAATGTGGGTTATACTTCTTTAGGGGTGGTTACAGGCAAACCCGTGGATCTAGGGGGATCAAAAGGAAGAGAAGAAGCAACAGGTAGAGGTGTGAAAGTTTGCGTGGGTCGGGCCTGTAAAGACATTGGAGTTGATCCTTCAAAGGCTACCATCGTTGTTCAGGGATTTGGTAATGTCGGGCAATATTCAGCTCTTCTCAGTCAGAAAGAACTCGGTTCCAGAGTGATAGCGGTCAGCGATAGTAAGGGTGGAATATTTAATCCCCAAGGGCTTGATATCAAAGCATTGATAGAGCACAAATCAAAATACGGTAGAGTAGACACTTTTTCAGATGGAAAGAAAATAAGCCGTGAAGATATCTTCTCTATCAAGGCGGATGTTCTTATTCCAGCAGCACTTGAGAATTCGATTACTGCCGAGAATGCCAATCTGATAAATGTAAAAGCCATAATCGAAGGGGCAAATGGGCCTGTCACACCTGAAGCGGACGAGATTTTGAGATCAAAGGGAGTGCTTGTTGTTCCGGATATCTTAGCAAATGCTGGTGGTGTAACAGTTTCTTATTTTGAATGGGTTCAAGACTTACAGGCATTCTTCTGGAAGATCGAGCAAATAAGAGAGAGTCTCGAAATGATGATGAATGAGGCATATACTGAAACCAAAGAGATAGCTAAAAAATATGATGTAGAAATGAGAACAGCAGCATATATTCTTGCCATAAATAGAGTCCTTTATGCTATTCAGAAACGAGGGCTCTATCCATGATTGTAAGAAGCTCTCTTTGAAGCTAAGTTGTCCTTGTTTTGAGAATTAACAATACTTTCTTTTGTAAGCAAAATCGAAGAAAACTAAAACGAATAATATTTTTTATACCGGAAACATAGGTTTCTTGTTCTTTTCTTACTGATTTTACCACGGGGGTGACGGTATGAAAAAGTTTGCAGTTCTTTTTGTTGTATTACTGATGGCATTTAGTGTTTTTGGGAAATTCAATGTCGGGATACTCATCCCAGGTGAAATTGGGGGTAACCCGATCTATGAACTTGTCGCCTCCGGTGCCCAAAAAGCTGAGAGGGCCGGAATAAGAGTAAAACTCGTTGAAGGGGGCTACAATCCCGGAAAGTGGGAACCTCTACTGAGATCAATGGCGGCATCGAAGAGGTATGATCTGATCATTACGCTTACTGAAGGCATGCCTGAATCTGTGAAAAAGGTAGCAACTGAATTCCCGGGTCAAAAATTTGCTCTTGTAGATGGGGTTCTCGATATATCAATGAACAACGTTTATTCCATTGGATTTTACGATGAAGAGATGGCTTTTTTGGCCGGGATATTTGCAGGGTTAGTCACACGTTCGGAACTCCTTGGTGCAAATCCGGAACTCGTCGTTGGATTAATCGCTGGAGATACGTATCCGGCGATGATGAATAAGATGAAACCAGCCTATGAAAGTGGTGTGAGGCTCGTAACACCTAACGCGAGGGTGATTTTCAGTGTTGCTGGCAGCTGGGCTGATCCGACCAAGGGAAGAGAATTGGCTTCAAAACAGTTCGACGAAGGTGTTGATATAATTCTTTCGATCGCCGGAGGTACTGGTATTGGCGTTATCGATGAGGCTGCTAGGAGAAATGCATATGTAATTGGCGTGGACTCTAATATAATCGGATTCAAGCCAGGAACCATTCTGGCTTGTTCGTTGAAGCATGTTGACTCGGTGGTCTATGATATCATCATGAAAGCGAGTAAAGATCAACTCGCGTTCGGTCAAAACTTACGTGCAGGCATCAGCGAAGGTGTTATTGATTTTACCTTCGATGACGAGAATTACGAAAAATATGTACCTAAATGGATTCAGGAGGTAATGAGAGCCTATTACATCCTTCTCAAGTATTCATTGATTAAGCCATTGGAGGAATAAAATGGAAAAGAGCTTTGTTAATCAATTCAACGAAAAACTAAGCTCCCTCACGCAAATAGAGGAGAAAATAGCGCGCTTCATGCTCGAAGATCCGGAGAATTCCGTGAAAATGTCGGTTCAGGCTTTAGCCGCTAAATGTGGTGTTGTTCCTTCTACGGTGATTAAAATGTGTAAAAAACTAGGATTTAATGGTTTTTCGGAGCTAAAGCTGACCCTCGCATCAGAAATGAACCTCGCCATGGCTAGAAATGTAAACCTGGATGATGTGCATGAAGCTTTTGGTGATTATAGTGGTTTTGTAGTTGAACTCATTGGTGCTGAACTCAATCACCTCGATAAGTCTGAACTGGAAAGAGCTTCAACTTTTGTTAGTAACGCCAGATATGTTGATATCTACTCATTTGGTTTTGATTCCATCGAGGCTCTTGATCTCTACCATAAACTAGTTCTCATTGGTAAGAGAGTACAACATATTGAGAATGGATACATGCAAATGATATCGGCTTCCCGCCTCGAAGGAGAAGACGTTGTTATCGCGATTTCCAGTACAGGAACATCTAAAGATTTACTGGATGCTGTCAGACATGCGAAACGTTTTGGCGCAACAATTATCTCTATCGCACCTGAAAGCTCTTTGCTCTCAGGAGAAGCCGATGTTGTGCTGAACACTTATTTTGAGAAACTCATCTTGAGGGACGGTGGAATAGCGACGAGGATCGTTCAATCCTTTGTAGTGGATGAGTTGTTTATGCGAATACTTGAAAAAGATGAAAAGAGTAAGCACTATTACGAGAAATTTAAAGAGGTTTTGGATTTAAAAAGACGTTGACCAAAAAAGCCGGGGATTAATCCCCGGCTTTTTCGTTATCACTGTTTATCAGGCCTCTCCAGATGATTTCTCTTATTCCGTTAAGCTTATCGGGGTCAACTGTTGCATTCAATCCATTCAGTATTAGTTCGGCTGCAACCTCTGAGTCCACAACTTCTAAAATTTTTTTGTCGCTCTTCCCCATCTCGATAAGACCAGAAATTTTATCTCTGAATTCAATATACCTTTTATGAACTTTTTTCCACATTTCCTGATCTTTTCGAGTCAGGTTTTCCTTTTCACGCTGGATGATTTTTATTATCTCTTTTTTGTTCGTCACAAAATCTACATAAGCTTTCAGAAGTCTCTTTATTTTTTTTACGTACACGTTCTCATTTTCAACTTCTCTGAATATATGTTCTTCAAGCTCATCCAGCGAATAGCGCCAGACTTCATAATAGAGGTCTTCCTTACTGGGAAAATAGTAGTATATCAGCGCCTTTTTTACCCCGGCATTACTGGCTATTTCGGACATACTTACACCATCGTGCCCTTTCTCAGCGAAAGCCTTCCGGGCCGCCATTAAGATTTTTTCTCTTGTGCTCATTCTCTTTTTCACCGGGGATCCACCGCCAATCTCAGGCCTTTTTATCAAGGGCGAGCTTTTCTTCGTTGTTTGCGTACCTCCTCATTCTTACCTCAAAGTCGTAAACCCCTCGTTTTGAAGGATGGGTTTCAGCATAACCATGTTCGTACCAGAGCTTGTCGGCATATACTTTCCACTCTTCAGCGAGTTTATCAAGTTCAGGTGCAAGTTCGGTAATGACCCTTTCACTGCCGTCATGTTGAGGGATGGCGTTGAATTTTTTCACCATAGCCCTGAGTACCTTCGGGTTGTCAATGATCGGACAGGGTCTGAAGAGGTTGTTACTATATGGTACCATTCTCTTGTATGCGGCGAAAAATGGAGATTTTAAGATCTCCAGCAGGCTCTTCTCTCTTATACTATCGACAGCGAACTGCTGGAAGACACAGGGTTCTGCGTAACCTTTGGCATTTATATGCAGATACTTTGAACCAGCGGCAAGACAGCCATGAGTCAGGAAGCCATGGTTCCAGAAGTCGGCGACAAAAGCGAATTTACCACCCAGTCTTAGCTCCTCCGTCTTGAAGAACCTCTCGTATCTCTGTTCAGGAGTAGGCACGAGATCCATAGAAGGATTCATACCAACAGGCATGAACTGGAAGACCCAAATATATGAAACTCCGCTTTCCTTCAAGAAGTCCCAGAAGTCGTCTTTCATCATTACATCGTGATTCATCTTTGTGGCGGTAACG
This genomic interval from Kosmotoga pacifica contains the following:
- a CDS encoding MurR/RpiR family transcriptional regulator, translating into MEKSFVNQFNEKLSSLTQIEEKIARFMLEDPENSVKMSVQALAAKCGVVPSTVIKMCKKLGFNGFSELKLTLASEMNLAMARNVNLDDVHEAFGDYSGFVVELIGAELNHLDKSELERASTFVSNARYVDIYSFGFDSIEALDLYHKLVLIGKRVQHIENGYMQMISASRLEGEDVVIAISSTGTSKDLLDAVRHAKRFGATIISIAPESSLLSGEADVVLNTYFEKLILRDGGIATRIVQSFVVDELFMRILEKDEKSKHYYEKFKEVLDLKRR
- a CDS encoding TetR/AcrR family transcriptional regulator, translating into MKKRMSTREKILMAARKAFAEKGHDGVSMSEIASNAGVKKALIYYYFPSKEDLYYEVWRYSLDELEEHIFREVENENVYVKKIKRLLKAYVDFVTNKKEIIKIIQREKENLTRKDQEMWKKVHKRYIEFRDKISGLIEMGKSDKKILEVVDSEVAAELILNGLNATVDPDKLNGIREIIWRGLINSDNEKAGD